A window of Rhipicephalus microplus isolate Deutch F79 chromosome X, USDA_Rmic, whole genome shotgun sequence genomic DNA:
TCCTGCGCACCAGGCTTAAGAACGAACTTCTCATCGAATGTCTGGCATAAAAGATTATGATGTATTGGGATTTCGAATTAttttggggttttttttttgtttcggcatTACAGAACTACAGTGTTTTTGTGCTTATATATGCACGTTCCCATGCCTAatttgagctgtgcacatacttGTTAGCAAAAGTTATACGAAGCCTCGTTTGCTCTGCACCGCGATTCACTGGCCACCGATGCGTCAGCCATGCAGTGACGCCACTCTTGGGTCAATGAGCCCAGGATTGTATCCCAAGTCGTTTGGTGTTGTTGTCGACGAGCTTCGACGTCGGATGTATTCCTGGTATATTTTGTATTGCCGCATGCAGTAGACCGGGTTGATCACCCGTGACCATGGATACAGCACACAGTAAAAGTAGCGTGGCTGCATCACAACCATCGAAAGCCTTGGTGACTTGTCCTGATCTACTTCTTTCATTGGTAGAAGCTGCGCTCCGATGAGTGAAATAAAAGGAAAAATGAACACCACAATGATGATCATTcatgcataataataataataataataataaaaagccgGAATACTGGTCACAACAGTCGACGAGTTATATAAAAGTTAAGACTCACATTCGCTTTACATAAAGAACAACTACCCAAGCGGCAGTGCGCCAGATCGCTGCAAAATGGGTTACCACATACAAACTAAGTACAAGGAGCAGTACAAAGAATAGGAATGGCTTATTACAACTGTGACTACAGAACAGTATAGAAGTCAAGTCATTTCTCGACCAGAAAAGTAGAGATAATATATTTTTTTCGTAAAGAGAGTGATAGAGCGAGAGAAAGCGGAAGTAAATGAAAGATCGGCGAATTCCCTACAGAAATTCGCTGGTCGTCTACTTTGAGCTTGAGAAGGGAATGAGGGTGTAAAAACTAAAACTCGGGACAGCCGAGATAGTTTGAAAGAATTgataataaacaaaataaagtATGAAAGAGACATAAAGGATTAAGTCTAAACGAATTAAACAAGGGAAGAGAGTCTGTGACGATACTAAAAAGTCGTGAGACTAGCATTGCCCAAGAACACACCATTGCTGAACAATCGCAACATATCGTTCTGTCAGGCTTTCATAACAAACAGCAGCAATGTCCTCACAGCAATTCAAGTCCGGAAACGTCGGCGGCCGGACTTTATTTAGTACCACTTTGAGTAATGTGGAAGAAGAAGTGCTTTCGTCAAGTGCAGTGAAAGCTGCACGTGTACGTAGAAACAAGGTAGCTCACAGAAGTGGGGAAGGTGGGTTTTGTGAAAAATGTTttttaatttggcgcaatgtcaggTATTATTAGACTATCACAAAGCAAAGGCTAACCGGAAAAATAAAACCTTAGTTTGCTGTTTTTGTAATAAGATAAAAAGAGATCAAGATGAAACAACCGCCAATCATCAATTGAAAAGGCACATTGCGGTGAAAAGGAAAATAGACATGTATACTCATCTGCACATCCGGTTAATCCGGCACACATGGGGTTCTGTGGAAAGGACAAGTGGTCAGATATTTCGATTATTCTTTAGGCAAGTTAATGGATGCCTGGTTCAAGGATGGGCTACCAATATCATCGATATCCCAGGGTTCAACCATTAGGGGCGTACTTTCATTCTGGTGCCTGTACAACACTAACCCTTATCAAACTTTGGAGAGCATTTACAATCTGAACAATGTACATATAATTAGGTGAAGCTTCAGTTAAAATAATCTCTTATGCTGTGTAAATTATGATAAACCAAGCGGCCCATCTTCTCTGCGCAGAAGCGGCCGCAACTAAAGGCTACTTTACTCACACGCACATAAAGCAAGCAGTAAATTTTTATGTGCGGTTTGCGAAACAAATGTAAACCCGCCGTTTGTCTATTACTTGCTCCTTCTTTCTCTTCACAGCGGCGTATGCGTATATCTTAGCTTGCTTATTTTCGGCCATAAAAACAAAATTGACGCTGTACATGCTTCATACTTTCTTTACCTGTAAGATAAGCAATGCGTGTAAGGAATACCTTCAACAAGCTAATTTCTACTGCGTTCTCGAACCATGTTTACAAAACACAGCGCACCACCGCTAAGATTCTTGATTGCCAGTGAGCTCCGCCAGATGGCACTAAGCTCCACCATTTGTCAACCAATGCATGACGATTCTGTTTTTTACAACCTGAGAGTGCTTCGATGAGAAGGGCGGTTTCGAAGATCTGTGACAATGCAGACAGCACACATGGTACTCCTATAACATTCTGAAAATGTCTAGAGGTTGTATTACGCCATATTGAGAAATTAATTAGAAAACCGTAGTATTCCTTCAATTATTCAAATCTCTTGCTCTCTGAGGTAACCATTGATTCAAATTTGTCACTGCTGAAAAAAGATCAAGTAATGGTCGGCGTACACTTCTTTATTACATTTTCCGAAGGCGTCTTTTAAGCGTTTGTCAACCGCTGATGGGTTGATATATGggatttaccgtcccaaaactaccacatgaatatgggagacgctgtagtggagggctccggaaatttcgaccacccggggttctttaacgtgcgccaaaatctgaccacacgggcctaacacatttccgcctccattggtaatgcatccgccgcagccgggatccgattccgcgacctgccggttaccagcctagtaccttagccactagaccaccgcggcggggcgcgtttGCAACCGCGACGAGGATGCTATAATTTAGCGCAGTGACTAAACGTAGCAAGTAATAGGCCTAAGGCGCTGTTACATTTGTTTAATAAAGCACGCGAAAAAAAATTGATATTTGCAGTACAGGCGTTGTTCTTAATGGTCTCTTTAGCTGTGGCTTCTTATACGCAGGACACATGGGCCACTGTGTTATTAAAACTTTAATGGAGCATAAGAGGTCGTTAACCGGATGCCCACTATCTAGTCTATTTTTTTACATTGTCAGGGAGTGTAAATGCATGCCTAAGTTTGACAAAAATGCTGTGTTGTGCAGGCACAAAAATGAAGAAACGAGCATAATTGTTGAGACCGAGAATATCGATAGTATAGTATAGGAGTGCATGCGTGAGCCAGCCTTCTAGTTTCTTGCTTAAACAGGGTTGGGAATACCGGATAATTTAAGTGTCATGTAGACAGCCACATGTGCCTGAATAACAGATGCAGTTCCCTACCTGATCACGCGCAGATGGGCTTTTGTGTCTATTTTCTTTCCCGCCACGCTGCGCCTTTTCTGTTGATAGTCGGCATTCTTGTTCCCTTGATCTCTTCTCTTGTTTCTGTGTTTGCATGCTCCTCTTTTTAGAATGAATACTCGCCAACTATTTCAGCTCTttattgttcttgttgttttaaagacgatattgaagacgatagtttttcttgaggaccttcgacgtaaaaatttcaatttgtctgtctgtctgtctgtctgtctgtctgtctgtctgtctgtctgtccttctgtctgtctgtctgtctgtccttctgtctgtctgtctgtctgtctgtctgtctgtctgtctgtctgtctgtctgtccgtccactcttaacggcaccaggtacttgaaacggccgaccccatccgcagcgcccacctatgttgctcaaggtttaacgTTAGTACTTGTGCAGTCATCAATTAAAAataaattattgcgcatgtctggggtaccatagcaacacgtatatattctgcatgtgcatattGTACGAGAAAAGGTttacataagtaactttaaggaccatagcactaatcaagctgcgctgaccatgcaacgcttgcatgaaaaggcgagtgtttccaacgctttgctaaaacgaaacgctgatggcacctacccgtcgccttgcgttctacaccttatgacCTCTGAGACGAGCGCGCATGCCCGTCTCAGGGCCGCGTGTTTCATTTTCCcagaaactgccagatgacgctcatgactcacgtgtgacgtgacttgatgtgctcgttcgcctccactgctcgctcgaggcactctaacgcagcgcctccagaatattattcaccgattttcttgcgcagaacatcaaataaatgtcttgttcactctctccacacgcaagactatcgtctttagacgacatttgcagataacatgaagatacgcggccaatttttttCCTCGTGGTTCTTCTTGTCCTTTGTAACGGTGGTGGCAATGATTCGGATATGAACAGACCAGAGCATGTTGGCTCTATTAAAGGCAAAGTTTCATACAATATTCCCTACAATACAAGAGCACATCCGGATTCATACCGTCTGTGAGCTGGTGAGTTAGCACACgcaaaatagtaataataataataataataataataataataataataataataataataataataataataataaactccaAGCACAACGTGTTTATTCCGTGGCCGTTCTttgatatgtgaggcttaacgtaccaaaaccaccataatattatgagagacgccgtagtggagggctccggagattcagaccacctgggttctttaacgtgcgccaaaatccaagcacacgaatttacagcattttcgcctccatcgaaattgcagccgccgccgccgggattcgatcccgtgacctgcgggtcagcggctaagtaccttagccactagattatcGTGGTGGGGCTCCATGGCCGTTCTTTATAATACTGGTTCAATAAAGACGTTCCCATTGTTACCGTGTTCGACATCATGTACCTGTCGCATCATAACGAACTACCCCTCCTCGTAGGTGCTCCTATAATATAAGTACACAAATGCGGCTGCTGACTAATTGGACGGCATCTTCTTCATCATTCTAACGGTTACTGATATTCGGGAATTCGAAATCGTCAGTGCCAAGCAAGAGAAAGGGCAGACACATTGCTTCCTAAACTTCTGTTCATACAAGTTGCAATCGAAGCCGCTCATATAGACTGAAGAAAATCGATGGGAGTAACATTAGGCTTCACTCCCCAGAGACAGCTAGCGTATCAAGATAATAGGCAAGAAGCCCTTGATTTACCCTAAATATGTACAAAACCTGCGTAGGGTGATCGGACGTGCTCAGAGGGAATGTCCCTGCCCTGCCCCTTATGTACAACAAAATACGTAATACCATTCATATTGCTCCATGTAGTCACGCTTTCAGCGCCACCTTTAAAAGTAGGGTAAATGGGGCGGGGAGCGGGTGAGGGGGCGTTTTTCGAAATGGTCAACGAACAGTACTCGTAGTTTAGCTGTGAAGGTAGCACTCTCTTTATTGCTGACAGGCATAACTGACCAATTTCGGAGAACCGACGCAGAATAGCATTCCGTATTCTGTGGCACAGTAAAGGCACACAAGACTCGAAATGAGTACGACCGTCTGGCGAACAAAATGCGCGCTATAATTTCACACCAGATGGTCCACGTGTGGTATGGATTATTCCATATTGTGTCCGCACTGTCGAACAGGCTCAACATTGTTTTCACATGTGCTTTAGTCTACGTCATAACAATAGTCCCATCAATACTCAAGTGCTCCGCGTGCTGCCACACGTGAaaacatgagaaaaaaaatggccccgtatctccatgttaatttgcaaatgtcgtcttgcgtgtggagagagttaaCGAAACGTTcatttaatgttctgcgcaagaaaattggtgaatggtattctggtggcgctgagtgcctcgagcgtgcagaggaggcgaacgagggcatcaagtcatgtcacacgtcagacatgagcgccatctggcagtttctgggataacgaagcgcgtggccctgaggcgggcatgcgtgcccgtctcagaggtcatacggtgtagaacgcaaggcgacgggtaggtgccaccaccgtgtcgtcttagcaaagcgttaaagacacttgccgtttcgtgcaagcgttgtatggtcagcgcagcgtgataaacgctgcggtccttagaattacttatgtatgccttttctagtaaaatacgcacacgcagaatatatacgtgttgttatgctgCCGCAGACATGCGCAAAAAttgcttcttaattgacaattgcacaagtatgaacgctgaatattGATCAACATTGttgggcgctgcggattgggtcggccggggggggggggggggtatcggctggtgccacTCAGAGTActcggtaccgttaagggtggacaaacaggtaaatgtacggacagacggacggacagacagacagacagacagacagacagacagacctaagtttttgcgtcgaaggtccccaagaaagactatcgtctttaaaaagtatGCGCACAGGACACTTCTACACGTTGTATATggtgttattgttgttgttgtcctaAAGACGGTAGTTTGAAGGGCACATAGAGAGCGATGTTTTCAGCACGTACGCGACAGTCTCCTATATTTTTAGTACATGCCTCGCCGGTAACGTTCTGAACTTCTGAAGTGGCGCGTTGTTGCGctcttttctttcgtttttgctTGCTGTTTTCGTGTTTTGCGTACATCTGCGATGACGTTCGGCATTAAAACAAAATCGAAAGAGTATACGTGACTAAGGAAGCTATGAGTGGTAATTCTAGTATATGCCGTGTCTGATGTTAACGTAGACGGCGTCTGCTTGCGTTTGTGTCGTGCGGGCACTCGTACTCACATGTGTTCAGCTAGATATTTAAGGGTGGATTACGCTTTCGAAAGACACGGTAAATAACCACCCACGGCGTGCCCCTGACTACCGGAGAAAGCGCTTGGGTCTCGGAATATGCCGGCGCAAAGCCGGGTTTATTCTGAAAGCGCATTTTGAAGGAATTTTTAAGAAGTGCTTTCATTCATGCATAGCCAGCGTCTATTTCGAAGCGAGGGAACCTCGTTTCGCAATAGACACGAGAGTGTAGGAGTGCCCCTGGCAAGAGTCGTCTTACTCTCTCAAAAGTGGTTGCGTGATTCTTCGCAAAGAAGTCCTTTCAATCTTCCTAAGAGGGTCCGGGGATCCTCTATAGAGCGCGCTGACTCTGACCCACAAAGAGAGTCACCGTGCTTCTTTAAATAGAGTCGTATACGGGGCAGGTACGAATTCTTCGAAAAACgttcggcaatttttttttgtgatgcaCATTTTGATCCATTCGTAAAAGCGCTGAAACCTGAAGAATGTAATTGTCGAGATGAACGAGAATATAGGTCCTTTTTATGCATTGTAACCGAATGAAGTCAAAGAAAACGTACAGGAGAGGTCAACTACGCTTTGTAACTAAAATGTGTTAATGTTAATGAAAAGAAATGTGAAAATGTAAGTTGCTGAAAGCTGAATACACATCATTCGTGTGAGTCGAAACACTGCTGTAGCATACAAACCGGGCCGCCTACCCTCTGCTTTCTCCGGTCTTAGTGTACGTCGTTTGGTAAGCTGTAACCTTGGCTGGATGTGCACTGTCGGCGCGGGTTTGAGGATGCACCTATAAATTTTCTTTGTAATTTTTATGTTCTGTTATGAAGCCGTAATAACAAAGCTGCAGTGCGCTATGACCTGGgcttttgaataaataaaaataaccgGACAGTACTCCGTCAAGCTTGTCTGTTGTGATTTATTAATGTGATTTTATTGTGTTCTTGTGTGATTTTAGTCTCCTTCATGCTAAACACGAGAATATAGGCAATAGAACAGTTGAAAAAAAACGTCCCACTCCCAGTATGGTGTCGGAGTACGGAAACTTTAAATCGGGGCAAGCCAGTCTAATATAAGCGACGACAGGGCACGAGAGCACCACGTTGgccagaaactgtggaatatgctgCTTCAACTTCCCATTTACTTACTATGTTAAGGTACTGGCGAAGTCCTTCAGCTGGTTCAGTTTCACCAATGATTGCTGCAAACCACAAGAAGTTATGCGTTTCAGTTTCAGAACCACTGCAGAACAGTGGGCGCCAAAAGTCTGTGTTGAGTGCAAAGTTTATCAAGGTGCAGTAAACATAAAAAAGGTTTTGGTTGACAGGACAATGCTTCTTAAATGCTTTATGGTCATCAACTGGAGTTCCTAGTCCGAGTTCATAAAGTGTAGCAGAGAGAAAATATGTGTAAATATAACAAAGCACGCAAACGGTCACAATAAATTATTGTTTCCGAAGAGCAAACGTGATAGCAGGGGCCAGATGCAAGTTACATCTCAAACATCAGGTGAATTAACGCACTTATCATAAGAAACGAAAACGATGGTTTTATTTTCAGGCCCTTCTTTcattaaaagaaacaaaacattcgGGTTAATCATCGTGTTTGACACAAAGATTAGTTACTACGGCAGTCCACTGATAAAGACTGTACGCCAGGACTAGAGTTCTAAATGGTCGATTTCATTTTTATACATACTTCTGCATTGTAAATCATTTGTACCAATTATTCATCACATCAAAAACTAGAGCGCTTGTCAAGCGTACTTCCGTTTTAAGTGAATTTCTGTCTCTTCTATTGAGTGAGACTTCAGGGGGACGTTTCTGAGTAACGTGGGCTTAATGACGGTGCCTAAGTCAAACACTGAATGCGTCATGGAGGCGCGTAGACAGGGGTCGAAATTTGCATGAGCAGGCCTTATACTGGAAGCTTTGATAAACGACTTTTTGGAGCTGTCCATCACGAAGACATTTCCTATCACCGCACTTGAAACGCCACCGGCACAAGCACCCTGCAACTGTGGTACGACATAGTTGCACGTAATTAAATTCAGATCGTCACTTCGAAACATCACACCTCCGCTGGTGAGCGCACAAGTCTTCGTAAGCCATTTGCGTTCGAAATAAAATACCTTCCGGGTGGTGGACGCCATTCAAAGCAGGCCTTTAAAAACCTATGCACACTGAGCATTCGATTGGAGGACTCAAACTGTGCTTGAAATTTTAGGTGAGGGCTCCTTTAATAGCTTAGCGATTCGACCAAGTCACTGTATTGTAAAACTTATGCCCCCTATTATTTAGACAGTATGACAAATTTTCTCGGCTTGATTGACTtaccaaagagaaaaagaaggccGAAGGCCATTTTCAAGCGCATGTGGTTGACATCTCTCTGCAAACAAAAGTAGAACAATGCACTAAATATGCAAGTTGTAAAACCAGAGAGGTAAATAGTTCAAACTAAATTGCTAGGCATAATCGTGAGATTGTCTGTGTATTTACTTAAAGATTTCGAAGTGACACTTTGATACCAAAAAGCTTTATCCAGCAAACAGTGGGGAATTAGCTTCTACTGCGAGCCTCGCTGTGCACAGTATAGATACGCTGCCTATAGCAAACTGCACAAGAGATAATGCTTTGTTATACAGGGAGGCTCTTTTCAAACTAACCTATTTTATTGGACTCTATTCTTGTTTCAAAGCCTCCAATTTATATACGGTTTGCAGCAAGACATTCATGAAGAAATACtcgatcagtttttttttatatgtgcaatgaaaaataatgaataaaatatAAGATAACGGAAACCGTAAAATGTTGTACAAGAAGGGATGGCATGCATGCACCTAAATACGTTCGTAAAAACACTGATTGGCATGTGGCATATCAACCATGACTAGGAAATTTTTTCCAATGTTATAAAGGTTTTCGAGGTTTATAATCCCTTATTTTGCAGCTAGTAATCAAAAATTGCCTTCGTCCTGGTGTTGTCAGAACGGAACTTGCCACTCCATGTTGGCTGCAACATTCCACTAAGTGTCGGCAGTGATGTATGCAACTTCTCTGGTACATTTTCCCACGTTATACATTTAAAACGCAGGCCATTAAATTTTCTTTTCTCCTGAACCTGTTTTTGAAAACCACATTGAAAGTGGATAACTTGTAAGAAAACTATAGCCCAACAGGATAGGCCAGTTCTAAAAGAATAATGTAATATTGGCTCTTCCTACTCATAGCGCTTCTTATATGTACGCAGTCGTGTTTATATTTACATGCAACGTAGTTTATTCTGCTGAATAACTGAGTACCCGTAGGTTGTTGTGATATTCATCGTTAAAATGTATTCCTATTTGGTGCCAATATAGTTGCGGGAAGACCTCTTCCATGTGGTCGTCGTGGTGTTGGTGATGACATTGCCACAAGCGGAGCTAGCTTCTTTCATTCCACATGCATGTCGACTCGCCATATATCGCCCACACCAGTCTCTCACAGAAAAACTAAAAGAAACCTAAAAGAATGTCCGACAACTGTCTGCAATAATCCGCGCACCTTTCGGAAACGTGGTCAGAAAAACCCCTGTttcttttttaatgcgaagcatttgtttgcgtactgcaagcaagtttggtctatctatctatctatctatctatctatctatctatctatctatctatctatctatctatctatctatctatctatctatctatctatctatctatctatctatctatctatctatccgcttacgtctgggtacTCTCTTGATCACCATCTTAAGTTGACGTGAACTAAAATAAATGTGGCAGGGTAAGATGCATGGTCTCACAAATATAACGCGctatgaataatgccacaatcccatcatgtacgtcgtcaaacacttcccgccagatacCCGCGGACGGGTGTGTGCCACTGCtatgagggtatgtgccacaggtgattgacactttgtatctacgcaggaacggcgagaacacttATGGGTAATTTTAAtgcttgagcgttaagaaaaagcttacGTCGAGAGCGACGACCCAACAAATGCAAAGAAGCGACAGAGCCCCAGCAGAAAtcaaactcaagcattctgcatggcaatcaagtattatATCACAAAGTCACGCCACATCTGGGAACTCTTCAAATAGACCTTAATAGTCTAcctcgattggaagtagcatacacaaacagcttcctgcgcAAGATACATCGATTCAACTCACCGTAATGCCacttgtggtcatgcagaagaaaatgttcgccgtattcttttggagtgcgttaaatacgcgaatgaaagagaaaacttCAAGAAcaaaattagcaagtttggacagacggaccctcacaataaagaaactacttggaccatggcctgagatgcatctccagaaaaaggcaataatcttcctgacagactttttagtggagaccggactggacgagcacctatgacagacagccagagatgggtattatgtaaagtgtggtcatgtatatactgacagtataattgtaaggtgtgcgtgtaagtagtatGACTGTGTGGACTGcgctaagaaaactgtgtattggcatgatatttgaactgatttcagtgtgctattatgttttttttcttttccgattTGGTAATTTTtaggtaccgttctgtattaatattttatttttcgctgcagaactttgtgatatggagtagccgaggcaataggcacctcaacctctccacagataaacagttaaaacagaacagaaacaGTCATGAAACGTAAATTGTGGTTGCAAGGCTGGTAttgaattttataaacattacatatgtactcctatgatacagccgccacgtagggttgacgtcaattgtagttaggtgcaaCCCACTGACTTCATTTATGTATCAGTGTCCAGGGCCATCATCTTCACAAGAACCATaatttcatatcagcttatcacttctgatgttgattgattgattgattgattgattgattgatatgaggggtttaacgtcccaaaacaaccatatgattatgagagacgccggagtggagagctccggaaatttcgaccaccaggggttttatatcgtgcacccaaatctgagcacacgggcctacaacattcccgcctccatgggaaatgcagctgccgcagccggaattcgatcctgggacctgcgggtcagcagccgagtaccttagccactagatcaccacagcGGGGCATTTCTGATGTTGCC
This region includes:
- the LOC142777040 gene encoding uncharacterized protein LOC142777040; translation: MRLKMAFGLLFLFAIIGETEPAEGLRQYLNILLPMKEVDQDKSPRLSMVVMQPRYFYCVLYPWSRVINPVYCMRQYKIYQEYIRRRSSSTTTPNDLGYNPGLIDPRVASLHG